One stretch of Tepiditoga spiralis DNA includes these proteins:
- the rplK gene encoding 50S ribosomal protein L11, which yields MAKKLTRVIKLQLQAAKATPAPPVGPALGQVGVNLMEFCKKFNAATADKAGTLLPVEISVYEDRSFTFVVKTPPASFLIKKALGLKSAASNPGKEIAGKIKKSQVKEIAEIKMPDLNARDIDAAMKIIEGTARQMGIEVIEG from the coding sequence ATGGCAAAAAAATTAACAAGAGTTATAAAATTACAGTTGCAAGCTGCTAAGGCAACACCAGCTCCACCTGTAGGACCTGCTTTAGGTCAAGTTGGAGTTAATTTAATGGAATTTTGTAAAAAATTTAATGCAGCAACAGCAGATAAAGCTGGTACACTTTTACCTGTTGAAATTTCAGTTTATGAAGACAGATCATTTACATTTGTAGTAAAGACTCCTCCAGCTTCATTTCTTATCAAAAAAGCTCTTGGTTTAAAATCAGCAGCAAGTAATCCTGGAAAAGAAATTGCTGGTAAGATTAAAAAGAGCCAAGTAAAAGAAATAGCAGAAATAAAAATGCCTGATTTGAATGCAAGAGATATCGATGCAGCAATGAAAATAATCGAAGGAACTGCAAGACAAATGGGTATAGAAGTAATAGAAGGATAA
- a CDS encoding transcription termination/antitermination NusG family protein, with translation MRKEWYVLQAYSGMENKVKEMIQEKAKMHGIQNYFGKILIPEVEEINYSNKKGDRFFVSPNAEIFIKKGKDVKKNDLIAEEPATLVKHSGEIIESKNYRKIIVETNDKKYSKTFLIPERAGIIPGIRVGKNVKPGTPFTKDFSYESDVDGEVGAVIKVKRLVVETTDGENDVYVVPLKLFNSKVFKVGTTVNKDEKLASGEQYFAKSSGRIEIKEHSMRKEIKIIKTSRVKLFPGYIFIEMIHLKESEKLIQSIPYVSTFLNVGGKPIKLNRKEIRVLLRTSGEEEYKEKKVKMRSDYSLDEHVKIISGPFEFFTGKIKELNLQKQEVTVSVTMFGRETEVELSLSEIEKILD, from the coding sequence GTGCGTAAAGAGTGGTATGTTTTACAAGCATACTCCGGAATGGAAAATAAAGTAAAAGAAATGATACAAGAAAAAGCAAAGATGCATGGAATTCAAAATTATTTTGGAAAAATTTTAATTCCAGAAGTTGAAGAAATAAATTATTCTAATAAAAAAGGAGATAGATTTTTTGTATCTCCAAATGCTGAAATTTTTATAAAAAAAGGTAAAGATGTAAAAAAGAATGATTTAATCGCAGAAGAACCCGCTACATTAGTTAAACATTCCGGAGAAATAATTGAATCAAAGAATTATAGAAAAATAATAGTAGAAACAAATGATAAAAAATATTCAAAAACATTTTTGATTCCAGAAAGAGCTGGAATAATTCCTGGTATTCGTGTTGGTAAAAATGTAAAACCAGGTACTCCATTTACAAAAGATTTTTCATATGAAAGTGATGTTGATGGAGAAGTTGGAGCAGTAATAAAAGTAAAAAGGCTAGTTGTTGAAACAACAGATGGTGAAAATGATGTTTACGTTGTTCCATTGAAACTTTTTAATAGTAAGGTATTTAAAGTTGGAACAACTGTCAATAAAGATGAAAAATTGGCGAGTGGAGAACAATATTTTGCAAAATCGTCTGGAAGAATAGAAATTAAAGAACATTCTATGAGAAAAGAAATTAAAATAATAAAGACAAGCAGAGTAAAGTTATTTCCTGGATATATTTTTATTGAGATGATTCATTTAAAAGAATCTGAAAAATTAATACAATCTATTCCTTATGTTTCAACGTTTTTAAATGTTGGTGGAAAGCCTATTAAATTGAATAGAAAAGAGATAAGGGTGTTATTAAGAACATCTGGTGAAGAAGAATATAAGGAAAAGAAAGTTAAAATGAGATCGGATTATTCTCTTGATGAACATGTAAAAATAATTTCAGGACCTTTTGAATTCTTTACTGGTAAAATTAAAGAATTAAATTTACAAAAACAAGAAGTTACAGTTTCTGTTACTATGTTTGGTAGAGAAACAGAAGTGGAACTTTCTTTATCGGAAATAGAAAAAATTCTTGATTAA
- the secE gene encoding preprotein translocase subunit SecE, translating to MSKFWVFLSSVMQEARKVNWPSRKELLNSTAVVLVIIVFIALYLMLVDFGMLNFFQKLVYPLLLGGASATLPPGK from the coding sequence GTGTCTAAATTTTGGGTTTTTTTAAGTTCTGTAATGCAAGAAGCAAGAAAGGTTAATTGGCCATCAAGAAAAGAACTATTAAATTCAACAGCTGTTGTATTAGTAATAATAGTTTTTATAGCCTTATACCTTATGCTAGTAGATTTTGGTATGTTGAACTTTTTCCAAAAACTAGTTTATCCATTATTACTTGGAGGTGCATCAGCAACTTTGCCACCCGGTAAGTAA